The Bacteroidales bacterium genome contains the following window.
AAAAAAGTTTATTAACAAAAACAGCAAATTAACAGCAGAAATTTCAATTACTTACAAAATTTAAACAGATGAAAACACACATTATTCCAGCACTAAAATTAACTCTTGTACTATTATTATTTTTATCTTTTGGATATACTTTAATTGTTTGTGGTATTTCATATTTATCAACCGGAAAAGGAGAAGGGAAAAAGATAATTCAAAATGGTAAAGTATTGGGTTACGAATATATCGGACAACATTTTACAAATGACAAATATTTCTGTGGTCGCCCTTCAGCAAATAATTATGATGCTTCTGTTTCTGGTGGCTCAAATAAAAGCACAACAAACACCGATTACATTAAAACAGTG
Protein-coding sequences here:
- the kdpC gene encoding potassium-transporting ATPase subunit KdpC, whose product is MKTHIIPALKLTLVLLLFLSFGYTLIVCGISYLSTGKGEGKKIIQNGKVLGYEYIGQHFTNDKYFCGRPSANNYDASVSGGSNKSTTNTDYIKTVKARIDTFLIHNPEIKKSDIPAELVTASGSGLDPDISPEAAFIQIPRIAKVRKISIIKLQELVKKNTEHPLFGIFGPEKINVLKLNIALDIIK